The sequence GACTGGTCAGAGCAACCGCGATGACTGTGCCCGAACGCTCGTTGAAGATGTCCTGGCTCAAAACAAGGATCGGCCGCCTGCCAGATTGCTCGTGACCTTGAGTAGGATCAAGGTTGGCCCAAACAATGTCGCCTCTCAATATTGCTGCCATTCCGCCGCCTCCAAGGCCAGTCCCTCATCGGCAAGGGCCTGTTCCTCATCGATATCGAGTTTTGCTAGTTCGCGGGCAAGTCGATTTTTGTCCACCCGCTCTATCTTTTCAGCGACAGCGTCCTGAAATGCACGGGAACGGCTCGAGAAGATATTTTCTTTGACCAGGCGATCTACACGCCTAAGCAGATCTGACTCAATAGAAATGGTGACCTTATCTACGTTCATACGAAAGTATTACCAGCAGTCATACTTCGTGTCAATACATTTCTCACCAGCCTGTCGATTGAACAAGCTTGTGGATCTTGTCTAATTCGACGTCGCCGAGGTCGAGGTTTGCTGCGTCATAAACGCTCGCGAGTCCCGCCAAGGCTACGGCTTGGCTGCTTTCGTCTTTGATCTCGGAGACGACATCGAGGCTTTCGAGCGTGAGTTCGCGTGCGCGGTCGCGTTGGTCGTGGCCGATAAACCGCATGGCGAGCAGATTCAAGGCACCGGAACGCGATGCCATTTGCGGGACGGTTTCAACGAGCGTCGCAGCTTCCTCATACAAAGCCATCGCGGCCTCGGCGTCGCCCTGCTTCTCTTTTTCATCCGCGACGCCGATCAGGGCAAAGAGACGGTCGGCGTCTTCCTCGATGCTCTCGACGGTCTGGCGTGCAAGGTCGGGTTCGTTCTGCACTGTAAGGATGCGGGCGATCTGCGTGAGGGCTTTTGACGTTTCAGCCGGATCCTGGTTCTCATCTGCGATCTGCACACCGCGTTCCGTCTTGCCGAATCCCGCAAACTGCACGCCTATCGAGCCCATCAACGAGTTGCGCGCGCGGCTGTCGCGCGTCTCGATGTCACGCTGGGATCTTAATATCTCATACGCCTCATCAAGCGAATCGACGGCGTCGTCTTTCGCGCCCTTTTCCCATTCGTCGCGTGCGATGGCGAGCAGAGCCGACGCCATCTGTGTTTTGTCCGTCACCAGATCGAGAGCACGGTCGCACCTGTCGTGGTCGTCAGCGTAGAGAAAGCCTAAGGCACAGTTGACCAGAAAAAACTCGCGATGCACATTGTCGAGAACCTCGGCCCGCGAACATGCCTCCTCGTAGGTCTCAACGGCTTTATCTTTGCGGCCGGCCTCGATGTAAAGGTTCCCGACGTCGCACAGCGAGCGGATCTGCTCTTCGTCGTGATCGATCTCGAGGGCCGCTGCAACGGCGCGTTCGAGATAGCCTTCGGCTGCCGGGCCCTTCTCGTCGGCTATCTTCGCCGCCGCTATCTGACTGAGTGCTGCCGCTCGTGCGAGCGGAAAATCGATCTCCTCGACCGTCGCATCTGCTCCGGCATCGTTACCGTCAGCAGCCTGCCGGACGGCGATCCCTGCGAGCACAAAATCCGGATGCGCGAGCGGCGCGGCCATCTCTCGCGCCTTCTCGATCTGGCCTTTCGCGGCCTTGACTTGCGCGACATGCTCGATCGCCTGTGCCCTGAGGCCGTGTTCCTCGATGGCATCGGCTAGCTGGACGGCATATTCGTCGTCGTCCAATTCGGCACACTTCTCAGCGATCTGCATCAGCAGCTTGTCGCGGGCGAACGGTTCGGCGATCTGGTTAGACAACTCCGCCGCCAGATCGACGTCGTTTTTGGCAAGGTAGAGCGGGACGATCACATTCATCGCCTCGCCATGCCCGTCAGAGCTCTTGATGTTCTCAGCCAAAAACGCCGCCGCCGACAACATGTCGCCTTGTGCTTGCTCGCGTGAAATGAACTTATCGTGCATAAAGAATGTGAACCACAGATGGACACAGATAAACACAGAAAAAGGCCTCATCTGTGTCTATCTGTGTTTATCCGTGGCTAAAAAACTCTTCTAATCGACTCTGGCATCCAATCGCGCAGGTCGGTGGCGATCGCACCGGCACCGGCGGCTCGCAGCGTTCCGGCGTCGACCGTGTTTGTCACGCCCAAGGCCGGCAGATCGGCGTTTATCGCGGCTTGAATGCCTGGTGCAGTATCCTCGATCACGAGGCATTCGCTGTGGGTCATCGGCAGATGCCCGCGAGCGGTGCGGGCGGCGTCGATCTTGTTAAAGCCTATCTGATACGCGTGCGGATCAGGCTTGCAGGCGTAAGCGTCCTCGGCGCTGACTATTACATCGAAGTGCTTTGCCATACCGCTCTGTTCGAGGATCCACTCGATCTGGTGCCGCTTTTCCATACTGACGACGCCGAGCGCGAACTCGTGCGACATCTTTTCGACAAAATCCTTTATCCCAGGAAACAACGGTAAATTGTCGCCAACGACCTCACGCCACTTATCGAATTTCGCCGCGATGATCTCGTCGCTCTTCGCGTCATCGACCGTCTTGCCTTTCCGCTCATAGGCCGCCCGAACGAACGTCACATCGTCCATCCCATGCGATGCGACATAGTCGTCGTCCGTCATCTCAATGCCCTCAGCCGCAAGCAGTTCCTTGTATATCTCACGCTGAATGCCCTCGTCGTCAACAATAACGCCGTTAAAATCGAATAAAATACTCTTGATCATAGGTAGCTCTCGTCAAACATATTCCCGCGTCCCAGTATACCTTTCGGATCGAACGAGCGTTTGATCTCTGCCATTTCGTTGAGATATCGCTCGCCCATCATCGCGGCGAGGTATTTGCGTTTTAGCTTGCCGATGCCGTGCTCGGCTGAAACGGTGCCGCCGAGCATTATCGCTTGGGCGACACAGCGGCCGTAAAGGTGACGGGCGCGTTCGTTCTCGGCCTCGGTCTTGGGGAACAGGTTTGCGTGCAAATGACAATCACCGATGTGACCGAATATGACGTACTCTATGCCGCTCGGGGCGAGCAGGTCGTCGTAGAACTTCAGGAACGAGCGAAACCTGTCCGGCGGCACGGCCATATCGGTCGAGACCTTCTTGAAACCGTTCCGAGCGAATCGTTCGTTCGCTGCCAACGGCATCGCGTGCCTAAACGAGCGCATCTTCTCGCGGTCCTGCTCGTTTGTCGTGAACCACGAGCGGTCGGTGTCAGCGTTGTGCTTCTCCAACAACGCATTCCACGCCTCAAACACCGCGTCCTCATTCTCAGCCGACGTTTCCTGTTCAAAAAACACGGCCCATGCCATTCCCTCAGGCGTCTCAGGAAACCGCTCGCGAATAAACCCAAGCGAATGCGCGTCAAAATACTCCAACAGAGTAGCGTCAATGTCAGAACCGGGAGCGGTAGCGACCGGGTTCTTTCTCCTTTCCCAAGACTTAAGTCTGGCCTCATTCACAAACGCCAACAGATCACTCTGATCCGCAAAAAATACGATCCCGCTGAAAAAACCTTCGGGCTTCGGGAGCAACGCCAGTTCGATCTCAACGATCACGCCGAGTGTGCCTTCGCTGCCGATGAACAGGTCGATCGGATCTAATGCCTCGCCCGCGAAATAGCCACTCGCGTTCTTTCTTACCCGAGGCCGTGAATATGTCGGCGCGGCAAACTCGATCACGCGGCCCGACTCGGTATTGACCTGACAGGCAGGAAGCCCGCAACTCCGACGCAAGTCGAGTGATTCACCATCGGCCAATACGACTTTCACAGCTTTAACATAATCCCGCGTCGCCCCGTACTTAAAACTCCTCGCACCGGACGCATTTGTCGCCACGTTGCCGCCGATCTGGCAAATCCGTTCAGTCGGGTCGGGCGGATAGAACAGGCCCTCGGCCTCAACGGCCTTTTGCAGATCACCAAGGATCACGCCCGGCTGCACGACGGCGGTCATCGCCTCTTTGTCGATCGATACGATCTTGTTAAGCCGTTCCATCGACACAACATAGCCGCCAAACGGTATCGCCCCACCGACCGTTCCCGTCCGAGCTCCGGCGATAGTTACGGGCACGCCCGCGGCATTCGCTTCACGCAGAATGTCCGCCACCTCGACGGCGGATTCCGGTAAAAACAGCCTCTCCGCCGTCCCACCCTGTATGAAACTGGCGTCGCTCAGGTAGTTTTGAATTTCGTCTGGTTGAGTTTTTGTTTGCACTTTTTGAACGCGGATCGTGCGAAAGGCGCCGTTGAAGAGATGTTATCTTATCCGTTTTTTTCCGCCTAATCCGCCCGATCGGCGTTCAGAACGACGCTATCTATATTCAAGTTCCCGGTCCCGCAGATATTTCAACCGGTCGCGGATCTCGGCGGCCTGCTCGAATTTCATCTCTTTTGCGGCGGCGCGCATTTCTTGTTCGAGTTGCGCGATAGTGTCTTTCAGTTGCTTTGGCGAGTATTCCTCGAAGGAATCGAGTTCCAGCGGTACTTTGAAATAATCGGCCTCGTATGCAGTAACGAGTGTCGCATCTATTGCCTTGACGATGGTCGTGGGCGTGATGCCGTGTTCGGCGTTGTATGCCTCCTGGATCGAGCGGCGACGCTGTGTCTCGCCGATGGCGTATTCCATCGACTTGGTTATCTTATCGGCGTAGAGGATCGTCTTGCCGTCGGCGTTGCGGGCCGCCCGGCCCATTGTCTGGATAAGCGAGCTTTGCGAACGTAGAAAGCCTTCTTTGTCGGCATCCAGAATGGCGACGAGCGACACTTCCGGCAGATCGAGCCCTTCTCGCAAAAGATTGATCCCGACTAGCACGTCAAACTCGCCTCGCCGCAGATCGCGAAGTATCTTGATCCGTTCCAGCGTAACGATATCGCTGTGAAGATATGTCACACGCACGCCGACCTCGGCGAAATATTCGCTCAGGTTCTCGGCCATTCGTTTGGTAAGCGTGGTCACGAGCACGCGTTCGTTGCGTTCAGCGCGAACGCGGCATTCTTCGAGCAGATCGTCGATCTGGCCCTTTACGGGCCGGACCTCGACTACGGGATCGAGCAGGCCTGTCGGACGAATGATCTGTTCGATCACCTCGCCTTGAGTTTGATTCAGCTCGTACGGCCCCGGCGTCGCAGAGACGTAGATAGTCTGTCCGCGCCGCTGTTCGAATTCGTCAAAATTCAATGGCCTGTTGTCCTTCGCCGACGGCAGACGAAAACCGTATTCAACCAGCGTCCCTTTCCTTGACTGATCGCCCTTGTACATCGCCCCAAGCTGCGGTACGGTCTGGTGCGATTCGTCGATGACCATCAGGGCATCGGCCGGCAGGTAATCAAGCAGCGTCGGCGGCGGCTCGCCGGGTTTCTTGCCCGTGAGGTGGCGGGAATAATTCTCGATGCCGCGACAAAAGCCCATCTCCTTTATCATTTCGAGGTCATACATCGTGCGCTGATGCAGCCGCTGTGCCTCGACGACCTTGCCTTCTTCGACGAGGAACTTCTCGTGTTCGTTAAGCTCGGCACGAATCGTCTGCACCGCACGTTTTATCACCGGCCGCGACATCACGTAGTGCGTCTTTGGATATATCGGCAGCCGCGAGTCGTGTTTGTGCAGCACCTCGCCAAGCAGCGGGTCGATCGTCGATATCGAATCGATCTCATCGCCCCAAAACTCGATCCTGTACGCTTGGTCCTGATAGCTCGGATACACCTCGACAACATCACCGCGCACGCGGAAATTACCGCGGTCAAAATCGATGTTCACCCGCTCGTACTGCAACTCGACGAGACGCTGCAGGAACTCCTCGCGTTTCATCTTCTGCCCCGGCTCCACAAAAACAAGCATCCCGTAGTAAGCGTCCGGATCGCCAAGCCCGTAGATGCATGACACCGACGCCACCACGATCACATCGCGCCTTTCGAACAACGCCCTCGTCGCCGACAACCTCAGTCGGTCGATCTCGTCGTTGACCGTCGCTTCTTTTTCTATATAGAGATCGGCCGCCGGCACATAGGCCTCGGGCTGGTAGTAGTCGTAGTACGAAACGAAATATTCGACCGAATTTTCGGGAAAGAACGTTTTGAATTCCTGATAGAGTTGGGCGGCGAGCGTCTTATTGTGAGCAAGCACAAGCGTCGGCCGTTGGACGCGGTCTATGACGTTGGCGATGGTGAACGTCTTGCCGCTGCCAGTGATACCGAGCAAAACCTGGTCGCGCTCGCCGGCGGTCAATCCCGCGACGATCTGGCTTATTGCCTCAGGCTGATCGCCCTTTGGCGTGTTTTCAGATATGAGACGGAATTGCACCCTTTCAGCATACCGCAAAAGGGCGCGTTATGAAAGTGGTCGAACCCTATCGTCAATCGCTCCCGAAGTTTATCGATACGGTCATCGTGTACCGTGTCACTCGTCGGCACTGGTTCGTGACCGAGATGTAGTTATTGCCGGAGCGCGTGATAAAGCTCGTCGACGTCGCACCGCCTGAGAACACCACGCAGCCGTTGCCTGAGCTGACATTGCCCGACAGCACCTGTCCGTTACGGGCGCCAAGCACGTATGTCCTTGTGGCCCCGCCTGTGAGCGAACCCGAAACCGTAGCTGACGTGCGGCCACGGGCAAACCTGATCCTCGTCTGCGCGTCTGCCTCGGACGAGAAAACGAACGCAAACATCAGCGATGCAAGCGCGGTGATCACCAGCTTCTTCATAATTCCTCCTGCAAGTTTGGGATTATGAAGGAATTCTAGGCTCTTTTTGGCCCTGGTGCAAGAGAAATCTGGTCGTTCGTCAGGCTTGCTGGCCAATCGAGCGAATACGTTCTTTCAGAACGTCGTATCTGTCGTTCAATTCGTCGCCGCGTGCGGCATATATGTCAGTAATTATCTGAGAATCAGCCGGGCGAAACGCTCGCAGCATCACATTGCGATTACGGATGATCCCCTTTGCGTCGATGACAACGACAGCACGAGTCCAGCTTACGGGGAATATCGCGTGCCTTGCGTATATCCGTGTTATCTCTCGATCAGGATCGGCCAACAGCGGCAGCGGCAGGCTCAGGTTTCGCGAAAATTCCTGATGTTCATTCGGCGTTCCCGGGCTGATGCCGACGATCGTTGCCTTTGTCTCAAGATAGCTCAGCCAATTGTCACGCACCGAGCAGAGCTGGCGTGTGCATACCAGCGTCTCATTCTGCGGGTAGAAGAGCAGGACTACTACGGAGCCCGAGTGATGCGACAGGCACCATTCGTCCCCGTTATCGGTGGCCAGACAGAAATCTCGAGCCTTATCGCCGATGCCGAGCCAGTCCGCCATATCAATGTAGGGCAACCTGCTCCATGCTTGCGATCGCTTCGCGAACACGTTCGGCAATGTCGGTCGTTAGGCCGCTTTCTTTCTGAAGTTGATAGAGGCTATCGAGCGTGCGCGGGTCCCGTTGAAGCCTGAGCGTGTGCAGCAGAGCAAATCGGACGCGCTCATCGCGGTGGTTTCGGATGGAGTCAAATATCTCACGGGTCTCACCCGCGCAGATCAGTAGGGAAACGAGGACAAACGCCTCATAAGCGATCTTAAGGTCATCGTGCACGAGCCTTTCAAAGCCTTTCTCAACTATGCCGGCCTCGACGGCCGCCCGCGCTGCGTGGCTCAGTCGAAATGCGTCCTCGGTCTCGATTATCCTCTTCCAGGCCGCTGCCCGGTCAAAGCTCAGCCTGAAGAGCCCGCGAGCCGCCGCTGCCCGCACTTCGCGCGTCGGATCAGCCGAGGCGAGAACGATCGTCTCGAACACGGATTCGTGGTCAAAATCCGCAAGCACCGTAACAGCCCTTGAACGCAGGGCAGACGAGAGATCATACAGGGCGATCTGTGAAAGGGCCTCAACAGAATTCTGCGTCTTGAACGCCGTCAAAATCCTTACCGCCAGATCGCGGACCGATTCGTCATCCTCATACTCCTCGTTTGCCTGCTCGATGGCGGTCAGCAGCGACGGGTCATCTGATACCGGCAAAGGCTCAAACGGCCTCGATGCGGGAATGCTCGTAAATGAATTGATCGGAAGCTGCGCATACTGGAGCCTTCGCATCTTCTCCTGAAACGCCCGCGTGTCTGCCGCCAGATCACCGGTAAGCGTCGGGCGCGCAGCTTCGACAGCATCTTGTCGCTTTGCAGGCTGGCCTGAAACTCCGTTGGACGCCGACCTTTTGGCCTTCCTCAGCCATTCGAGTTCCTTATCAGCATCTACGCTGTCGAGATCGTAACTGGCGTGCTGATTCGAATAATACCCTGCGTAGCGGCTCTCGTAATTGTATTGCGGCTTACCGACCGCAGCTTTCGCTTTCTGCCAAAAATAGGCGGCCATTGCGAATCCGCCGACGACAACCACCGCCATAAGGATCCACCAGGTCGAACTCGACCCTTCGGGAACCTCGCGGCCCGGCTGGGCGCAAAGCCGCCCTGCCGCCGCAAGGACGACCAGTCCTGAGACTGCAAGGCGATCAAGCGAAAGGCTCGTTGAGAGATAATTGCGTGTCATTAAAGTAATGCGAGCTTGCAGGAATAGAGGCAGGAAAAAACCCGGTCGCTGCCAGGTGAGCGAGTTCCCTTTACCATTATCGCGATTTTATCGGCTCCTGTCACGACATTTTTTAGCCACGTTAGTATATTTTTAACACGCGGCATATTCCTCAATGTTGACCTTCGTTTGCGATTGCCCAAACGGACGTTTTCGTAATAAAGTCAAAGGGGACGAAGATGTATTAAATGAGCACCGCACCAACGATCTCGAATTCCGAAATCCCGGGACTTAAATTTCTCTATCGCGGCAAGGTTCGAGATATTTACGAGATAGATGACGACACGCTGCTGCTGGTCGCCACCGACAGGCTTTCGGCATTTGACTGCATCCTGCCGACGCCGATCGACAGGAAAGGAGCAGTGCTGACGCAGTTGTCGGCGTTTTGGTTCAAGATGTTTGCGGATGAGGTTGACAGCCACTTCATCACGGCCGAATTCGATAAGATGCCGCCGCTTGTTCAGGCGCAGGAATCTCTGCGAGGGCGCTCCACCTTGGTCAAGCGGGCCGATGTCTTCCCCGTAGAATGCGTCGTCCGCGGATATCTCGAAGGCTCGGGCTGGAAGGATTACAAGGCAACCGGCAAGGTGTCTGGCCACGATCTGCCTCGCGGCCTTGTGCAATGCGACAGGCTGCTCGAACCGATCTTCACACCCGCGACCAAGGCCACAACCGGCCACGACGAGAACATCACGGGCCTCGAGTTCAAGAACATCCTCGGCTCAGAGACCGCCGCCCTGCTCAAGGCAACATCTCTCAAGCTTTACAACCTCGCGTCAGAGTACGCACGCGAACGAGGTATTATTGTGGCCGACACAAAATTCGAATTCGGGACCGACAGCAAAGGCAACATCATGCTCGTCGATGAGGTCATAACGCCCGATTCGTCACGATTCTGGTCGGCAGAGGAATACGAACCCGGGCATGCCCAACCGTCGTTCGATAAACAATTCGTCCGCGAATATCTCGAATCCCTAGATTGGGACAAAACGCCGCCCGCACCGCCGCTGCCACCCGTGATCGCCGAAGCAACTTCGCAACGTTATCTCGACGCCTACAAGCTATTGACAGGAAACGAACTGGAGATCTAACGACGGCTCTCGACCACATCGACCGTATCACCAAGCTTGATCGAGAGGCCTGACGTGGTTGGAATGAGGTTCTGGCCGAATAAAACTGCATTTGGCGTGACGCCCAGCGGCTCGATCCGTTCGGGCATCACATCTTTTGCCATACGATAGGTTGCAAGCGTTCTCAGCGGTTCCTTGCCGTCAAATTCACCTCGCGACTGATCCACCGTCGGAATAACACAACGCTCGCAGGGCTTCGTCGTCCGAAAAGCCGCATCCCCGACGCGGATGCCGGTCCAGTCGTCCTCGGCGTAAGGTTCCGAGCCGCTCACCACAATATTCGGCCTGAACCGATTCATCGGCAGCGGTCGAAACGCAGATACATCGCCTTCATCTGTATACGATCCCGCAATTCTGCTATTCAGATCTCGAAGCGATGCCTCGCAGATCACGAGCAGCGGATAGCCGTCCGCAAAGCTAACGATATCGCTGCCGCCATCGAACCGTGAGTTCACGCTGCGCTGCGTATCATCCGGCATATAAACGAGGTCACACGTCGTGCCCAAGACATCACTAAACCAACCGCCAATGCCTCTGTCATAGGCTTCAGCCGCGCAAACGCTCTGCCATATCGTGACTTGCCGAATGTCGCCCGTCGCCGGGATGAGCGGCACGTTCAAACAGCCAAAATCATCGGCCGATACGGTCATCGCCCCATCGTCGAGGCCGACGTCGATCGTCGCCATTTTGGGAAACTCACGCTGCGTCATAAATCTTCCGCTCGCGTCAGTCAACATCCATCGACGATCAAACGCCAGCCCACGTTTCTCAACAACCGCCGACTGCAAGCTGATGCCCCGCAACGACTTAATAGGATAGATATTGATCTCGGAGACGTGCATAAGACAGATGATTCAACTACACAGAGCACATGGATCACAAAGGAACAGACCCTTTTTATCTATGTGCCCTATGTTCCTATGTGGTTCATTCCAGCATAAAGTTGATAACGCCGTTATCAATTTTTCTGATGCCCATAATTCACCCTTGACATCTAGCCGGGGTCCGCCTTATACTAGCACTCTTGTACTACGAGTGCTAGAATCTCAGTTTCTTAACTGAGCGCAATCTTAACATAAAGGAGTAAACACTATGGCAACCAACATCACACCGCTCCACGATCGCGTGATCATCAAGCGCATCGAGGACAACGTAAATCAGACGGCGGGCGGGCTTTTTATTCCCGACTCGGCCAAGGAAAAGCCGCAGGAAGGCGAGGTCATCGCAGCCGGCGAGGGCAAGTACAAAGAGGACGGCACACGTCAGACGCTTGACGTCAAAGCGGGCGACCGCGTCCTTTTTGGCAAGTACTCGGGTAGCGAGATCAAGCTCGACGGCGAGGAATTCATCATCATGCGCGAGGACGAGATCCTCGGTATCATCAGCCGCGCGGGCGCGGCGGCATAGGTCCTATAGGACCCATACGACCCATAGGTCACATAGGAGATTAAGACAATGGCAAAACAAGTTATTCACGGAGAAGAATCACGCGCCGCTATCCTGCGTGGTGTCAACCAGTTGGCTGATGCGGTGAAAGTGACGCTTGGCCCTAAGGGCCGCAACGTCGTTATCGACAAGAAATTCGGTTCACCGACTATCACCAAAGACGGTGTGACGGTGGCGAAAGAGATCGAGCTCAAAGACACGCTCGAGAACATGGGCGCGCAGATGGTGAGAGAAGTCGCGAGCAAGACCTCCGACGTAGCCGGTGACGGCACGACGACGGCGACGGTGCTGGCGCAGGCGATCATCAAAGAAGGCGTCCGCACAGTCGCCGCGGGTGCAAACCCGATGGCCCTCAAGCGCGGCATCGACAAGGCCGTTGAGAAAGTCGTCGAGGCCGTTCACAGCCAGGCGAAGCCCGTTGCTGGCGATGCTATCGCGCAGGTCGGCACGGTTTCGGCGAATGGCGACAAGACGATCGGCACGATCATCGCTGAGGCGATGGACAAGGTCGGCAAAGACGGCGTAATCACCGTCGAGGAATCAAAGACGATGGAAACGCTCCTCGAGGTTGTCGAGGGAATGCAGTTTGACCGCGGCTATCTGTCGCCGTACTTCGTCACGGACGCCGACCGCATGGAGGCCGTGCTCGAAGAGCCTTACCTGCTGATCCACGAGAAAAAGATCTCGAACATGCGCGACCTTCTGCCGATCCTGGAGCAGGTTGCCAAGATGGGCCGTCCGATGTTGATCATCGCCGAGGATGTCGAGGGCGAGGCTCTCGCAACCTTGGTTGTTAATAAACTGAGAGGAACCCTCAACGTGGCCGCTGTCAAAGCGCCGGGCTTTGGTGACCGCCGCAAGGCAATGCTCGAAGACATCGCGACGCTCACGGGCGGCAAGGTCATCAGCGAGGACCTCGGCATCAAGCTCGAGGCGATCACGCTCGAGGACCTGGGCAAGGCCAAGAAGGTCACGATCGACAAGGACAACACGACGATCGTCGAGGGTGCAGGTGCAGGCGAGGCCATTGACGGCCGTGTCAAGACCATTCGCAACCAGATCGACGAAACCTCGTCCGACTACGACCGCGAGAAGCTGCAAGAGCGTCTTGCCAAGCTCGTCGGCGGCGTCGCCGTCATCAAGGTCGGTGCTGCCACCGAGACCGAGATGAAGGAGAAAAAGGCCCGTGTCGAAGACGCGATGCACGCCACGCGTGCCGCGGTCGAGGAAGGCATCGTCGCCGGCGGCGGCGTGTCGCTCGTTCGTGCAGCCAAGGCCCTTGACGGTTTCGAAGGCGACGACACTGACGAGACGGTCGGTGCCAACATCGTTCGCCGTGCTCTCGAGGAGCCGCTTCGCCAGATCGCCGGCAACGCCGGTATGGAAGGCGCGGTCGTCGTCGAAAAGGTCGCTGGTGGTGACAACCACTTCGGCTTTAACGCCGCGACCGAGCAGTACGAAGACCTCGTCGCCGCAGGCGTCATCGACCCGGCCAAAGTAACGCGCACCGCGCTGCAAAACGCCGCCTCGATCGCCGGCCTCATGCTCACCACCGAAGCCATGATCGCCGACATCCCCGAGGACAAAGCCGACCCCATGGCCGGCATGGGCGGCATGGGCGGCGGAATGGGCATGGGAATGTAGTGTCAGTAGCCCGCACGTAAGTGAGGGCTCAACACACACCACGTTCAAGCAACACAGAAAGGCCTCGGCACCCGCCGAGGCCCTTTTTTTTTCAAAAGCATGCTAGAATCAGCCAAGGTATGAGCACACAAGAACTCATCGTCAATGAAATAGAAGGATTGCCCGAAGCGCTCAAGCGAGAGGTCTATGACTTCGCCAGATTCTTGAGGGAAAAGTCCGCCGACGAATCTTTTAACGGCTTGCTTCTTAGCAATTCAGCGCTCGCAAAAGACTGGGACACGCCCGAG is a genomic window of Chloracidobacterium sp. containing:
- a CDS encoding ribbon-helix-helix protein, CopG family, giving the protein MNVDKVTISIESDLLRRVDRLVKENIFSSRSRAFQDAVAEKIERVDKNRLARELAKLDIDEEQALADEGLALEAAEWQQY
- a CDS encoding tetratricopeptide repeat protein, with amino-acid sequence MHDKFISREQAQGDMLSAAAFLAENIKSSDGHGEAMNVIVPLYLAKNDVDLAAELSNQIAEPFARDKLLMQIAEKCAELDDDEYAVQLADAIEEHGLRAQAIEHVAQVKAAKGQIEKAREMAAPLAHPDFVLAGIAVRQAADGNDAGADATVEEIDFPLARAAALSQIAAAKIADEKGPAAEGYLERAVAAALEIDHDEEQIRSLCDVGNLYIEAGRKDKAVETYEEACSRAEVLDNVHREFFLVNCALGFLYADDHDRCDRALDLVTDKTQMASALLAIARDEWEKGAKDDAVDSLDEAYEILRSQRDIETRDSRARNSLMGSIGVQFAGFGKTERGVQIADENQDPAETSKALTQIARILTVQNEPDLARQTVESIEEDADRLFALIGVADEKEKQGDAEAAMALYEEAATLVETVPQMASRSGALNLLAMRFIGHDQRDRARELTLESLDVVSEIKDESSQAVALAGLASVYDAANLDLGDVELDKIHKLVQSTGW
- a CDS encoding HAD family phosphatase, whose amino-acid sequence is MIKSILFDFNGVIVDDEGIQREIYKELLAAEGIEMTDDDYVASHGMDDVTFVRAAYERKGKTVDDAKSDEIIAAKFDKWREVVGDNLPLFPGIKDFVEKMSHEFALGVVSMEKRHQIEWILEQSGMAKHFDVIVSAEDAYACKPDPHAYQIGFNKIDAARTARGHLPMTHSECLVIEDTAPGIQAAINADLPALGVTNTVDAGTLRAAGAGAIATDLRDWMPESIRRVF
- a CDS encoding FAD-binding oxidoreductase, with the translated sequence MQTKTQPDEIQNYLSDASFIQGGTAERLFLPESAVEVADILREANAAGVPVTIAGARTGTVGGAIPFGGYVVSMERLNKIVSIDKEAMTAVVQPGVILGDLQKAVEAEGLFYPPDPTERICQIGGNVATNASGARSFKYGATRDYVKAVKVVLADGESLDLRRSCGLPACQVNTESGRVIEFAAPTYSRPRVRKNASGYFAGEALDPIDLFIGSEGTLGVIVEIELALLPKPEGFFSGIVFFADQSDLLAFVNEARLKSWERRKNPVATAPGSDIDATLLEYFDAHSLGFIRERFPETPEGMAWAVFFEQETSAENEDAVFEAWNALLEKHNADTDRSWFTTNEQDREKMRSFRHAMPLAANERFARNGFKKVSTDMAVPPDRFRSFLKFYDDLLAPSGIEYVIFGHIGDCHLHANLFPKTEAENERARHLYGRCVAQAIMLGGTVSAEHGIGKLKRKYLAAMMGERYLNEMAEIKRSFDPKGILGRGNMFDESYL
- the uvrB gene encoding excinuclease ABC subunit UvrB — its product is MQFRLISENTPKGDQPEAISQIVAGLTAGERDQVLLGITGSGKTFTIANVIDRVQRPTLVLAHNKTLAAQLYQEFKTFFPENSVEYFVSYYDYYQPEAYVPAADLYIEKEATVNDEIDRLRLSATRALFERRDVIVVASVSCIYGLGDPDAYYGMLVFVEPGQKMKREEFLQRLVELQYERVNIDFDRGNFRVRGDVVEVYPSYQDQAYRIEFWGDEIDSISTIDPLLGEVLHKHDSRLPIYPKTHYVMSRPVIKRAVQTIRAELNEHEKFLVEEGKVVEAQRLHQRTMYDLEMIKEMGFCRGIENYSRHLTGKKPGEPPPTLLDYLPADALMVIDESHQTVPQLGAMYKGDQSRKGTLVEYGFRLPSAKDNRPLNFDEFEQRRGQTIYVSATPGPYELNQTQGEVIEQIIRPTGLLDPVVEVRPVKGQIDDLLEECRVRAERNERVLVTTLTKRMAENLSEYFAEVGVRVTYLHSDIVTLERIKILRDLRRGEFDVLVGINLLREGLDLPEVSLVAILDADKEGFLRSQSSLIQTMGRAARNADGKTILYADKITKSMEYAIGETQRRRSIQEAYNAEHGITPTTIVKAIDATLVTAYEADYFKVPLELDSFEEYSPKQLKDTIAQLEQEMRAAAKEMKFEQAAEIRDRLKYLRDRELEYR
- a CDS encoding redoxin domain-containing protein, which produces MADWLGIGDKARDFCLATDNGDEWCLSHHSGSVVVLLFYPQNETLVCTRQLCSVRDNWLSYLETKATIVGISPGTPNEHQEFSRNLSLPLPLLADPDREITRIYARHAIFPVSWTRAVVVIDAKGIIRNRNVMLRAFRPADSQIITDIYAARGDELNDRYDVLKERIRSIGQQA
- a CDS encoding HEAT repeat domain-containing protein; its protein translation is MTRNYLSTSLSLDRLAVSGLVVLAAAGRLCAQPGREVPEGSSSTWWILMAVVVVGGFAMAAYFWQKAKAAVGKPQYNYESRYAGYYSNQHASYDLDSVDADKELEWLRKAKRSASNGVSGQPAKRQDAVEAARPTLTGDLAADTRAFQEKMRRLQYAQLPINSFTSIPASRPFEPLPVSDDPSLLTAIEQANEEYEDDESVRDLAVRILTAFKTQNSVEALSQIALYDLSSALRSRAVTVLADFDHESVFETIVLASADPTREVRAAAARGLFRLSFDRAAAWKRIIETEDAFRLSHAARAAVEAGIVEKGFERLVHDDLKIAYEAFVLVSLLICAGETREIFDSIRNHRDERVRFALLHTLRLQRDPRTLDSLYQLQKESGLTTDIAERVREAIASMEQVALH